The genomic DNA CCTGCTGGCCTTTGGCATGTATGGCGAGGTGCTGCCCAACCAGAACGGTGCGCCCGTGCGCCTGGTGGTGCCCTGGAAATACGGCTTCAAGAGCGCCAAAAGCATCGTCAAGATCCGTTTTGTCGAGAAAGAGCCGGGCACCGCCTGGAACAAGGCGGCCAAACAGGAATATGGGTTCTATTCCAACGTGAACCCCAACGTGGACCACCCGCGCTGGAGCCAGGCCACCGAGCGCCGCATTGGCGAAGACGGCCTGTTTGCCAAGAAGCGCAAAACCCTGATGTTCAACGGCTACGAGGCCCAGGTGGGGCAACTCTACGCCGGCATGGACCTCAAGAAGTTCTACTGAACCCCGCCGCAGCTGCCCGCCAGGCCAAGCGACCGGTCTGCTGCGCCATGAGAAAACTCCTGCTCCATCCGGCGGCCAAGCCGGTGCTGTTCGTGCTGTGCCTGCTGCCCTTGTCGTGGCTGGTCTATGCGGCCGCCACCGACCGCCTGGGCGCCAACCCCGCCGAAGCCCTGATCCGCGCCACCGGTGACTGGACCTTGCGGGCCCTGTGCATGGTGCTGGCCGTGACACCGCTGCGCGTGATGACCGCCAGCCCGCAACTGGCGCGCTTTCGGCGCATGCTGGGTCTGTTTGTGTTTTTTTATGCGCTGCTGCACCTGTTGAGCTACAGCGGGTTTGACATGGGATTCGATCTTGCCGAGATCGCCCGCGACATTGCCAAGCGGCCCTTTATTCTGGTGGGCTTTCTGGCGTTTTGCCTGCTCATGCTGTTGGCGGCCACCTCGTTCAACCGCGCCATCCGGGCATTGGGCGGGCGCCGCTGGCAGGCCCTGCACCGGGCGGTGTATGCGGTGGCCGGGCTGGCGATCCTGCATTTTTTCTGGATGCGCGCCGGCAAGAACGACTTTGCGGAAGTGGCCGTGTATGGCGCCATCCTCGCGGCCCTGCTGGGCTGGCGTCTGTGGCGGCGCCTGGCCAACCGGAGCGCCCGGCCGGTGGGGCGGAGCAGGCCCGCCGCACCGGATTGATTGCTATTATAAATATAGCTGCTTGCGCTTTACCAGTAAGCGCTAGAGCCTATTTAGACTAAAACTTCAGGCGTTGACCGCTTGCAGTTTCAGGCGTTGACCGCTTGCAGTGCCGGCCGCAGTTGCCGGCTCACCGGGTCGATGTGGTCGGTCGGGATCTGGTAAGCGCGATCATCGAACAAATCAATGCCGCACATGAGGTTGTCGATCCAGTCCAGAAAATCGTTGATGGCCTTCTTGCCCATGATGGGCGCGCCATGCTGGGGCACCAGCATGGCGATGTCCAACTGGCGCGCCATGCGCACCCACAGCCGCAGGATCTTGTTGGACACCATGTAGCGGCGGTGAAAAGCCTCCATGCGCGGGATATGCGGGGCCAGATCGGTGACCGGAATGCGCGCCTCGGCCCCCGACGTCATCGACACCCCGAGATCGCCCGTGAACAGGATGCGGCTGACCGGGTCGTAGAAATGGAAGTTGCCTTCGGAATGCATGAAGTGCGCTGGCAGCAGCACCAGTTCATGGCGCCCCAATGGCAGATGCCCGCCACCGTCCGGCACGCCGATCACCCGGTTTTCCGTCTTGCCCACTTTGGTGAAGTGCGGCGCAAACCGCTCCCACACCCGTGAAATCACCAGCGAAGCCTTGGTGCTGGTCATCCAGCGGTCGAGTGACGCAATGATGTCCGGATCGGCGTGCGATGCGATCACATACGCCAGCTTGCTGGGCGCGAAATGCTTGGACATGGCCAGGAACAGTTCATTGAAGGCAAGGTTGCCGCCGGGGTCGATGATGGCGCCGGTGCCGTCGTCAACAATCAGGAACTGGTTGGCTTGAACCGCCTGCCCATCCTCCTCGATGAGGTCGGTGAACATCAGGCAGGCGTGATTCTTGTCGCGATAGAGTTCCAGGGCCATGTCGATGCTGCGGTGCAATAAAACACCGACTGTACGATGGCCCTATCTTCAGTGCTTGATAAAAATCAAGCCCGCTGTCCTTCACGCCGTTGACCCTGGCGCAGTGGTAGCGGGCCGAACGCCATTACTGCGGCACCGACGCGGGGGGCGTGGGGGTGGTTGCCGGTGCGGTCAGTACAGGCGAGAGGGTTTCAGGCAGCGTGGCGCGTTGCCTGGCCTCGGGCGCGCCGGGCAGGTACAAGGGGCCGCGCTGGCCACAGCCCAACAATGCCGCCGCACTCGCAGCAAGGGCAAGGGTACTGACTAGAATTTGGGAAGCTCTCAACATGCGTAAATTGTAATGACCGACCTTGAATTTCTGGACCAGGCTGAAAAACTGCTGCTCGCGGTGGAGCGCAGCTGCGATCGCATCAACGACACGGGCGACGCGGATGTGGACAGCCAGCGCACGGGCGGCATGGTGACGCTGACGTTTCCCAACCGCAGCCAGATCATCATCAACCTGCAAAAACCCCTGCATGAGGTGTGGATGGCGGCCAAGTCGGGCGGATACCACTACCGGTTCGACGGGGCTGCCTGGCAAGACACCAAAGGGGCTGGTGAGTTTTTTGACCGCCTGAGCCAGGATGCCGCGCAGCAGTCTGGCACACCGCTTCGATTCGAGGCCTGACAAGGCGCATCGCTCTCTTCCCCCGCCACAATCGCTGTATCCGGCGGGATGTGCCCCAGCCTTGCCGGGGCAGGGCCAGGGGACGATGGTCAGATGGGATGTCCGTGCGGAGGGCGCCGCACGACTTGCGGGTGTGGAGATTCAGTTGCGGAAGAGATCGAGGATGCGATTGCGCTCTTCGGTCGGCGGCGGCGCTTGCGGTGCCACGGTGGACGCAGCGGTGCCCCGGTCTTCCAGGCCCAGGTTCGCCACCCCCGCATTGCGCGCATATTCCTCATAGAACCACTCACCACCGACATTCACCACCCCCGGCGGCACGGTGGTCTCCATGACGGGCACGCCCTTGAGTGCGCGCTCCATGAAATTGATCCACACCGGCAGGCTCAGCCCGCCCCCGGTTTCCCTGCTGCCCAGGTTGCGGGGCTTGTCGTAACCAATCCAGGTCACTGCGGCCAGTGTGGGCTGGTACCCGGCAAACCACGCGTCTACCGAGTCATTGGTGGTACCTGTCTTGCCGTGCAGGTCCGGCCGCTTGAGGGTGGCTTGCGCCCGTGCTGCAGTTCCTGTGCGCGCAACATCCTGCAGCAGGTTGTCCATGATGAAGGCATTGCGTGCATCAATGGCGCGGGGTAGGTCGTTGACTGTGGGAGGCGGGTTTTCGGAGATCACGCGGCCTTTGTGGTCGGTCACGCGTGCAATCAGCCACGGGTTGACGCGATAGCCGCCATTGGCAAATACCGAGAACCCCGACGCCATCTGCAACGGTGTGACCGAACCCGCTCCCAATGCCATGGTCAGGTAAGCGGGATGCTTTTCAGCGTCGAAGCCGAAGCGGGTCACCCACTCCTGCGCCGTCTTGGGGCCGACCGCCTGAAGGATGCGGATGGAGACCATGTTTTTGGATTTGGCCAAACCCGTGCGCATGGTCATGGGACCGTCGTATCTTCCGTCGTAGTTCTTGGGTTCCCAGGGCTGGCCGCCGGTCACGCCCGCATCAAAAAAGAGGGGGGCGTCATTGACGACTGTGGCGGGAGTGAAGCCCTTTTCCAGTGCGGCGGAGTAGATAAAGGGTTTGAAGCTCGACCCCGGCTGGCGCCAGGCCTGCGTTACATGGTTGAACTTGTTCTTGTCAAAATCAAAGCCGCCCACCAGCGCATTGATGGCACCAGTGCGCGGATCCAGCGCCACGAAGGCGCCTTCCACCTCGGGCAACTGCGTGATTTCCCAGGTGTTCTTGGGCGTCTTGACCACGCGAATCACGGCACCCCGGCGAATCTTGATGTTGGGCGGGGCCTTGTCGCTCAGCCCGGACTGGGCTGGTTTGAGCCCGTCGCTCGTGATTTCAACAGTGTCCCCGTTCGCGCGCGCAGCCACGATCTTGCGTGCGGTGGCCTCTAGCACCACTGCTGCCAGGATGTCTCCGTTGTCTGGATGGCTGGCAAGCGCTTCGTCGATGGCGTCCTCCACCTCTTCTGGAGCGTTGGGCAGGTTCACGAATTGCTCGGGACCGCGATACTGCTGGCGTCGCTCGTAATCCATGATGCCGCGCCGCAGGGCCGCGTAGGCGGTATCCTGGTTGGCCGCGTTCAGCGTGGTGTACACATTCAGGCCGCGGGTGTAAGCCTCATTGCCATACTGGTTGAAGATCAGTTGCCGCACCATCTCGGCCACATATTCGGCGTGGACGCGGGTGTTGTCCTGTCCTGAGCGGATTTTGATTTCTTCCTTCTTTGCGGCCGCAGCTTCTTCGGCCGTGATGAAACCGTTTTCCTCCATCCGTTCAATGATGTAGAGCTGGCGTGACCTGGCGCGCTTGGGGTTGCTGATCGGGTTGTACGCAGAGGGCGCCTTGGGCAGCCCCGCCAGCATCGCTGCCTCGGCGATGGAAACCGACTTCAGCGGTTTTCCAAAATAGGCCTCGGATGCGGCGGCAAATCCGTAGGCACGGTTGCCCAAATAAATCTGATTCATGTAAATCTCGAGAATTTGGTCTTTTGTGAGCAAATGCTCGAGTTTGAATGTCAGTAATATTTCGTAAATTTTCCGCGTAAATGTTTTTTCTGATGACAGATAAACATTCCGAGCCACTTGCATGGTGATGGTTGAAGCGCCCTGGCTTTTGACGCGCCCCAAATTGGCAAGGACTGCGCGCAGCATTCCTTTGTAATCCACGCCGCCATGCTGGAAAAACCGGGTGTCTTCAATGGCCAGCACCGCATTCTTGACCACGGCGGGAATCTCCCGGATGGGTGTCAGGTTGCGCCGCTCTTCGCCAAACTCTCCCAGCAGCGCGCCTTCGGATGAGTACACCCTGAGCGGCAGCTTGGGCCGGTAGTCCGCAAGATCAGAGACGTCGGGGAGATTGGGGTAGGCCATGGCGAGCGCCACACCAATGACCATCAGCAAGGCCAGCCCCCCAGCCAACCCGAGCCCGCCGATCCACAGGAAGGCGCGAAAAATCCAGCGTAGCCAGCCAGGGCGTCGGTCGGTCGCCGAAGCGTCTGGCTTGTGAGGTTGCTTGGGGGAGTTGGGGGGCGCCATATCGCTTCGGAAGGAAAAGAGCCGCCATTATAAAAAACGGCAATCTCGGGCTGGTTTATTGGGGACGGACCACGCAGGCGCGGGCCGCCCACAGTGGCGGATGACTACGTCAAGTGCATTGCAGCACGGTTAAGAATCGTCTGCTTTTGGCAACGCCCGAAAGAATGCGGGTGGCTAAAACGCTTTGCCCGAGAACTATCTTACTGATAGCATTCATGTGAAATGTTAAGTTTTGTTGCGTCATTTTGGCAAGTTACAGGAGACCAATTTTGATCTCAACGGGGTCTTTTTTTAGTCGCCAGTCCGCACCGCTGCTGGGTATCGACATCAGTTCCTCCAGCGTCAAGTTGGTGGAGCTAGGGCGCGACAAGGGCGGTGGGCTGGTGCTCGAGCGCTGCGCCATCGAACCGCTGGAGCGTGGTTGGATCACAGACGGTAACATCGAAAAATTCGATGAGGTTGCTGATGCATTGCGCCGGCTTGTCAAAAAGAGTGGCACCCGTACCAAGAACGTTGCCTTGGCGCTGCCTCCATCGGCGGTGATCACCAAAAAGATCACTCTGCCCGGTGGCATGACAGAGCAGGAGCTCGAGGTCCAGGTCGAGTCCGAGGCGAACCAGTACATTCCCTTTTCCCTGGACGAGGTCAGTCTGGATTTCTGCGTTATTGGGCCTAGCAAAAATGCGCCCGGCGACGTGGATGTGTTGATTGCGGCCTCGCGGCGGGAGAAAGTGCAAGACCGGCAAGGTCTTGCCGAAGCGGCTGGGCTCAAGCCGGTGGTCGTCGATATCGAATCGTACGCGTCAAGGCTTGCTGCTGGACGATTGATCGAAGCGCTGCCCAACAAAGGGGTGGACGCCCTTGTCGCATTGTTTGAAGTCGGGGCGCTTACCACGAGTTTGCAGGTCATTCGCAATGAAGAGGTCTTGTACGACCGGGACCAGGCATTCGGCGGGGCGCAATTGACGCAACTTATCGTGCGGCAATACGGGTTTTCCGTCGAAGAGGCCGAAAGCAAGAAGCGCAACGGGGACTTGCCAGAGGACTACCAAACAGCGGTGCTTCGACCATTTGTTGAAAGCATGGCCCAAGAAATTGGTCGAGCGCTGCAATTTTTCTTTACCAGTACGCCGCACAACCGTGTTGATCACATCATGCTGGCTGGCGGATCGGCGCCGCTGCCGGGTTTGACAGAGGCGGTCACCCGTCAGACTGGTTTTGCGTGCAGTGCTGTCAATCCGTTTGACGGAATGGAGATTGGAAGTTCCGTCCGTTTGAAAAAGATGGTGCGTGAAGCCCCTTCATATCTCACTTCATGTGGTTTGGCTATGCGGAGGTTTCTGCAGTGATTTTGATCAATCTGCTCCCGCACCGGGAGGCTGCGCGTAAACGCAGGCGCGAGGCTTTTCAGGCAACGATGTTTGCATCGTTTCTGCTGGGTCTTGCTATCGCAGGAGCTATCTATTGGTGGTTCCAGGTCATGATTACAGACCAGCAGGAGAGGAACAGTTTTCTTCAGCGTGAAATCCAGGTCCTTGATGGGCAAATCAAGGAAATTGCGTCCATCGAAGAGGAAATTGCTTCTTTGCGCGCACGGCAGAAGGCTGTGGAGGATCTGCAATCAGACCGGAATTTGCCGGTACATCTGCTGAACGAACTCGTCAGGCAGTTGCCGGATGGCGTCTACATCACCAGCATGAAGCAAGATGGCCAAACCATTTCCATGCAAGGCATGGCGCAATCCAATGAACGCGTTTCGGAAATGCTGCGCAACCTTACCAACAACACCCCCTGGTTTTCTAAACCGGAGCTGGTGGAAATTGTCGCCAGCAACGTGGCATTGACACCTCGGGACCAGCGTCGTGTTGGTGCTTTCAATTTGAAATTTCAGCTCATGCGATCCAGTGAGGCGCAAAAAGCCATGGATGCTGCTAGCTCGACTGTTGCTGCCTCTGCGGGAAAGTAGCGTATGGCAAAAACACAAGCTTCAAAAATTGATTTCGCTGCACTGCAGAGCAATCTGCAGCGGCAGTTTAAAAATCTGGATCCCAAAGATCCATCGCTTTGGCCGGTTTTGCCGAAGTTTTTGCTCTGTGCATTCATCGCACTCGGTGTTGCTGCCGTACTCTGGTTTGTCCAACTGACAGATTACCAGGCAGAGCTTGAATCGGAGCGTGGCAAGGAAGTGGTTCTTCGCGAAGACTATACGAAGAAACTTGTAAAGGCTGTAAGTCTGGATGCGCTCAAGAAGCAGCGCGAACAGATACAGCAGTATGTGATCCAGCTTGAAAAGCAATTGCCCAGCAAGGCGGAAATGGCTGCCTTGCTGTCAGATATCAACCAGGCGGGATTGGGGCGGAGCTTGCAATTTGATCTATTCCGCCCTGGTCAAATCGTCGTCCGAGATTATTACGCGGAACTCCCGATTGCCGTGAAAGTGACGGGAAAGTACCATGACATGGGTGCATTTGCATCGGATGTTGCGCATTTGTCCCGTATTGTGACTTTGAACAATATTTCGATTGTTCCGGCGGGGAAGGAGGCTGGCATGTTGTCCATGGATGCCACCGCGAGAACTTTCCGCTACCTGGATCCTGAAGAGGTTCAGGCGCAAAAAAATGCCGGAGGAAAGAAATGATGTGGACCGGTCGTTTTGCTTTGATTTTATGTGCAGGGGTTTTAAGCGGTTGCGGTCCAGCGGGCGAGGATGAATTGCGCCAATGGATGGCCGATCAGCGCGCCACTACCAAGCCGCGCATTACCCCCCTTTCCGAGCCCAAGCAGTTCCAGCCGCAAGCATATACGGTAGAGAATGGTATTGAGCCGTTCAATCAACTCAAGCTCACGCAGGCATTGCGGCGCGATTCGGTTCAGATCGCCTCCAATGCAACGTTGATTGCTCCTGAAATGGCGCGCAGGAAAGAACCATTGGAGGCATTTCCGCTGGACGCCATGACGATGGTCGGTAGCCTGAACAAAACCGGAACACCTACGGCGCTTCTCAAAGTCGATAATTTGCTGTATCAGGTTCGGGTGGGAAATTACCTTGGTCAAAATTATGGAAAAATTACCAAAATATCCGAAACGGCAATTAGTTTGCGCGAAATAGTGCAAGACGCCACCGGGGATTGGATAGAGCGCACCGCATCGCTTGACCTGCAAGAGGGAAAGAAATGACAACGAAAAATATCTGGATGATGAATCACTACAAAAGTGCGATCTTTGCGGTAGTGACTACGCTGGCAGCAACAGCTGCCATGGCACAAAGTGCCATCGAGGCAGTCACTGGCACGATGCAAGGTGGCGCAGAAGTGGTTCGTGTTGAACTATCTCAGCCACTCTCGGCAGTGCCTACGGGTTTTGCAATTCAGTCACCAGCGCGCATTGCACTGGATTTTCCTGGAACCACCAATGCAATGGGGCGGTCCGTTGTCGATGTGAACCAGGGAAACTTAAAGTCTATCAATGTCGTACAGGCGGGCGATCGGTCACGCCTCGTTTTGAATCTCAAGCAAGCCACTTCCTACCAAGCTGAACTGCAAGGCAAGACGCTTCTTATCTCTTTGTTGCCCGTTACCACTTCGGCAGCAGCTTCGCAGCAGTCCTCCACCACGATATTCGCAGAAAGCGGCAGCAGCGATACGCTTCCTTTGAAAGACGTTGATTTCCGCAGAGGTGCAGATGGTTCTGGTCGCATTGTTGTCGGCCTTGCCAACAGTCAGGTCGGTGTTGATCTTCACCGCCAGGGCAAGGGGCTGACTGTCGATTTTCTCCGCTCATCCTTGCCTGAAGGACTGCGTCGGCGTCTTGATGTGACAGATTTCGGAACGCCCGTTCAAATGGTGACAACATCCCAACAGGGTGACCGTGTGCGAATGGTGGTGGAACCCGTTGGCGACTGGGAGCACAGCGCCTACCAAAGCAATAACCAATTTGTTGTGGAAATTCGCCAAAAGAAGGTGGATTTGAGCAAATTGACCCAGGGGCCTGGCTACAGCGGTGAAAAACTCTCGCTGAATTTTCAGAATATTGAAGTCAGATCTTTGCTTCAAGTCATTGCAGATTTCACCAACTTTAATATTGTCACATCGGACACCGTGACTGGTGCCTTGACGCTGCGATTGAAAGATGTTCCATGGGACCAAGCCCTCCAGATCATCATGGATGCCAAGGGCCTGGGCATGCGCAAATCGGGCACCGTCTTGTGGATTGCGCCCAAGGACGAAATCGACGCGCGCACCAAGAAAGACTTTGAAGCTGCGCTGGCCATCCAGAAACTGGAGCCCCTCAAAACGCAAGCCTTCCAGCTCAATTACGCCAAAGCGGCAGACATGGTGACGCAGCTCACCACCAGCTCCAGCGGTGGCAGCGGTTCTACCACCCGCTTCCTGACCGAGCGCGGAAGCGCCATTTCAGAGCCCCGCACAAACCAGCTGTTTGTGACCGACACGCCCACCAAACTCGAAGAAGTGCGTCAACTGCTCTCAACGCTGGATATCGCAGTGCGCCAGGTTTTGATTGAAGCGCGCATTGTTGAAGCGCGGGACACGTTTGGTCGCTCGCTGGGGGTGCGCTTGGGCGGCACCGACCTGCGCGCCAATCGCGGTGGCGATGGTG from Acidovorax sp. T1 includes the following:
- a CDS encoding MBL fold metallo-hydrolase, with the protein product MALELYRDKNHACLMFTDLIEEDGQAVQANQFLIVDDGTGAIIDPGGNLAFNELFLAMSKHFAPSKLAYVIASHADPDIIASLDRWMTSTKASLVISRVWERFAPHFTKVGKTENRVIGVPDGGGHLPLGRHELVLLPAHFMHSEGNFHFYDPVSRILFTGDLGVSMTSGAEARIPVTDLAPHIPRMEAFHRRYMVSNKILRLWVRMARQLDIAMLVPQHGAPIMGKKAINDFLDWIDNLMCGIDLFDDRAYQIPTDHIDPVSRQLRPALQAVNA
- a CDS encoding pilus assembly protein PilP — its product is MMWTGRFALILCAGVLSGCGPAGEDELRQWMADQRATTKPRITPLSEPKQFQPQAYTVENGIEPFNQLKLTQALRRDSVQIASNATLIAPEMARRKEPLEAFPLDAMTMVGSLNKTGTPTALLKVDNLLYQVRVGNYLGQNYGKITKISETAISLREIVQDATGDWIERTASLDLQEGKK
- a CDS encoding type 4a pilus biogenesis protein PilO — encoded protein: MAKTQASKIDFAALQSNLQRQFKNLDPKDPSLWPVLPKFLLCAFIALGVAAVLWFVQLTDYQAELESERGKEVVLREDYTKKLVKAVSLDALKKQREQIQQYVIQLEKQLPSKAEMAALLSDINQAGLGRSLQFDLFRPGQIVVRDYYAELPIAVKVTGKYHDMGAFASDVAHLSRIVTLNNISIVPAGKEAGMLSMDATARTFRYLDPEEVQAQKNAGGKK
- the cyaY gene encoding iron donor protein CyaY, coding for MTDLEFLDQAEKLLLAVERSCDRINDTGDADVDSQRTGGMVTLTFPNRSQIIINLQKPLHEVWMAAKSGGYHYRFDGAAWQDTKGAGEFFDRLSQDAAQQSGTPLRFEA
- a CDS encoding PilN domain-containing protein, which gives rise to MILINLLPHREAARKRRREAFQATMFASFLLGLAIAGAIYWWFQVMITDQQERNSFLQREIQVLDGQIKEIASIEEEIASLRARQKAVEDLQSDRNLPVHLLNELVRQLPDGVYITSMKQDGQTISMQGMAQSNERVSEMLRNLTNNTPWFSKPELVEIVASNVALTPRDQRRVGAFNLKFQLMRSSEAQKAMDAASSTVAASAGK
- a CDS encoding penicillin-binding protein 1A, whose translation is MAPPNSPKQPHKPDASATDRRPGWLRWIFRAFLWIGGLGLAGGLALLMVIGVALAMAYPNLPDVSDLADYRPKLPLRVYSSEGALLGEFGEERRNLTPIREIPAVVKNAVLAIEDTRFFQHGGVDYKGMLRAVLANLGRVKSQGASTITMQVARNVYLSSEKTFTRKIYEILLTFKLEHLLTKDQILEIYMNQIYLGNRAYGFAAASEAYFGKPLKSVSIAEAAMLAGLPKAPSAYNPISNPKRARSRQLYIIERMEENGFITAEEAAAAKKEEIKIRSGQDNTRVHAEYVAEMVRQLIFNQYGNEAYTRGLNVYTTLNAANQDTAYAALRRGIMDYERRQQYRGPEQFVNLPNAPEEVEDAIDEALASHPDNGDILAAVVLEATARKIVAARANGDTVEITSDGLKPAQSGLSDKAPPNIKIRRGAVIRVVKTPKNTWEITQLPEVEGAFVALDPRTGAINALVGGFDFDKNKFNHVTQAWRQPGSSFKPFIYSAALEKGFTPATVVNDAPLFFDAGVTGGQPWEPKNYDGRYDGPMTMRTGLAKSKNMVSIRILQAVGPKTAQEWVTRFGFDAEKHPAYLTMALGAGSVTPLQMASGFSVFANGGYRVNPWLIARVTDHKGRVISENPPPTVNDLPRAIDARNAFIMDNLLQDVARTGTAARAQATLKRPDLHGKTGTTNDSVDAWFAGYQPTLAAVTWIGYDKPRNLGSRETGGGLSLPVWINFMERALKGVPVMETTVPPGVVNVGGEWFYEEYARNAGVANLGLEDRGTAASTVAPQAPPPTEERNRILDLFRN
- the lptM gene encoding LPS translocon maturation chaperone LptM, coding for MLRASQILVSTLALAASAAALLGCGQRGPLYLPGAPEARQRATLPETLSPVLTAPATTPTPPASVPQ
- a CDS encoding sulfite oxidase heme-binding subunit YedZ; amino-acid sequence: MRKLLLHPAAKPVLFVLCLLPLSWLVYAAATDRLGANPAEALIRATGDWTLRALCMVLAVTPLRVMTASPQLARFRRMLGLFVFFYALLHLLSYSGFDMGFDLAEIARDIAKRPFILVGFLAFCLLMLLAATSFNRAIRALGGRRWQALHRAVYAVAGLAILHFFWMRAGKNDFAEVAVYGAILAALLGWRLWRRLANRSARPVGRSRPAAPD
- a CDS encoding pilus assembly protein PilM, which codes for MISTGSFFSRQSAPLLGIDISSSSVKLVELGRDKGGGLVLERCAIEPLERGWITDGNIEKFDEVADALRRLVKKSGTRTKNVALALPPSAVITKKITLPGGMTEQELEVQVESEANQYIPFSLDEVSLDFCVIGPSKNAPGDVDVLIAASRREKVQDRQGLAEAAGLKPVVVDIESYASRLAAGRLIEALPNKGVDALVALFEVGALTTSLQVIRNEEVLYDRDQAFGGAQLTQLIVRQYGFSVEEAESKKRNGDLPEDYQTAVLRPFVESMAQEIGRALQFFFTSTPHNRVDHIMLAGGSAPLPGLTEAVTRQTGFACSAVNPFDGMEIGSSVRLKKMVREAPSYLTSCGLAMRRFLQ
- the pilQ gene encoding type IV pilus secretin PilQ, producing MMNHYKSAIFAVVTTLAATAAMAQSAIEAVTGTMQGGAEVVRVELSQPLSAVPTGFAIQSPARIALDFPGTTNAMGRSVVDVNQGNLKSINVVQAGDRSRLVLNLKQATSYQAELQGKTLLISLLPVTTSAAASQQSSTTIFAESGSSDTLPLKDVDFRRGADGSGRIVVGLANSQVGVDLHRQGKGLTVDFLRSSLPEGLRRRLDVTDFGTPVQMVTTSQQGDRVRMVVEPVGDWEHSAYQSNNQFVVEIRQKKVDLSKLTQGPGYSGEKLSLNFQNIEVRSLLQVIADFTNFNIVTSDTVTGALTLRLKDVPWDQALQIIMDAKGLGMRKSGTVLWIAPKDEIDARTKKDFEAALAIQKLEPLKTQAFQLNYAKAADMVTQLTTSSSGGSGSTTRFLTERGSAISEPRTNQLFVTDTPTKLEEVRQLLSTLDIAVRQVLIEARIVEARDTFGRSLGVRLGGTDLRANRGGDGGYSVGGNNRVAFGTSYSNAVASSGAGGTTSTDGNFVNLPASLSNVSSVGSFALSIFNSAANRFLTLELSAMEADGKGKIISSPRIITADQTKALIEQGTEYPYSVTAPNGATTLAFKKAVLKLEVTPQITPEGNIILDLDVNKDSRGETTTQGVAIDTKHIKTQILIENGGTVVIGGIFEMEDTNQENKIPLLGDVPVVGNLFKSRTKESSKREMLVFITPKVITDRGPVR